The Roseovarius indicus genome has a segment encoding these proteins:
- the hpf gene encoding ribosome hibernation-promoting factor, HPF/YfiA family, with product MRYQISGKHIDVGDALKTHVEQELQSVIEKYAERPTDAQIIFSKISSEFACEATVHLSTGLTAQAKAQAHEIYAAFDQCSEKMEKQLRRYKRRLKDHHRARSVPVELAGASSYILASEKEGEDSEPESLQPIIVAEMETKIPSLSVGEAVMQMELAGVPVLVFRNEGKNGLNVVYRRDDGNIGWIDP from the coding sequence ATGCGCTATCAAATCAGTGGAAAACATATCGACGTAGGGGATGCCCTGAAAACCCATGTGGAACAGGAATTACAAAGCGTCATTGAGAAATATGCCGAACGGCCCACCGATGCGCAGATCATTTTTTCGAAGATTTCGAGCGAATTCGCCTGCGAGGCGACCGTTCACCTGTCGACCGGGCTGACCGCCCAGGCGAAGGCACAGGCGCACGAAATCTATGCCGCGTTCGACCAGTGCAGCGAGAAGATGGAAAAGCAGCTGCGACGCTACAAACGTCGCCTGAAAGATCATCATCGCGCGCGGTCTGTGCCTGTTGAACTCGCAGGCGCATCGTCATATATCCTCGCCTCTGAAAAAGAGGGCGAGGATTCGGAACCCGAAAGCCTGCAACCGATCATCGTCGCCGAGATGGAAACCAAGATCCCGTCTCTTTCTGTCGGCGAGGCGGTCATGCAGATGGAGCTTGCAGGTGTTCCCGTCCTTGTCTTCAGAAACGAGGGGAAGAACGGGCTCAATGTCGTATATCGCCGGGACGATGGAAATATTGGCTGGATCGACCCCTAA
- the glf gene encoding UDP-galactopyranose mutase produces the protein MATGKLLMVGAGLSGAVIGRTLAEAGHDITIVDTRDHIGGNCHTERDTATGVLVHVYGPHIFHTDDAGVWDYVTSFVAFKPYTNRVKTTARGQVFSLPVNLHTINQFFGKTMRPEEARAFIAETQADTSIDTPQTFEEQALKFVGPDLYETFFKGYTMKQWGCHPSELPASILKRLPLRFNYDDNYFSHRFQGMPEHGYTDLIARILDHPSIAVHLDTRFDRSKAGEYDHVFYSGPLDGFFDYELGQLGYRTLDFERFTHDGDYQGCAVMNYGDADVPYTRITEHKHFAPWESHDASVCYREFSRACGPDDIPYYPIRQVKEKALLADYVKLAETTENTTFVGRLGTYRYLDMDVTIREALDTAQGYLDALENRRPIPTFCKSPL, from the coding sequence ATGGCGACAGGAAAACTCCTCATGGTGGGGGCCGGGCTGTCCGGGGCGGTGATCGGCCGCACTCTGGCCGAGGCCGGGCACGATATCACCATCGTCGACACCCGCGACCATATCGGCGGCAACTGCCATACCGAGCGGGATACGGCGACCGGTGTGCTCGTCCACGTCTACGGCCCGCATATCTTCCACACCGACGACGCCGGAGTGTGGGACTACGTAACCAGCTTCGTGGCCTTCAAGCCCTACACCAACCGGGTCAAGACAACCGCGCGCGGACAGGTCTTTTCCCTGCCCGTCAACCTGCACACCATCAACCAGTTCTTCGGCAAGACGATGCGCCCCGAAGAGGCCCGCGCCTTCATAGCCGAGACGCAGGCAGACACCTCCATCGACACCCCCCAAACCTTCGAGGAGCAGGCCCTCAAGTTCGTCGGCCCCGATCTCTACGAGACCTTCTTCAAGGGCTACACAATGAAGCAATGGGGCTGTCACCCGTCCGAGCTGCCGGCTTCGATCCTCAAGCGGCTGCCGTTGCGCTTCAACTACGACGACAACTACTTCAGCCACCGTTTCCAGGGCATGCCCGAGCACGGCTACACCGACCTGATCGCCCGCATCCTCGATCACCCCTCGATTGCCGTGCATCTCGACACACGCTTCGATCGAAGCAAGGCGGGAGAGTATGACCATGTCTTCTATTCCGGCCCGCTCGACGGCTTCTTCGATTACGAACTCGGCCAGCTCGGGTATCGCACCCTCGATTTCGAGCGCTTCACCCATGACGGCGACTACCAGGGCTGCGCGGTTATGAACTACGGCGATGCCGACGTGCCCTACACCCGCATAACCGAGCACAAGCATTTCGCACCGTGGGAAAGCCACGATGCCTCGGTCTGCTACCGTGAGTTTTCCCGCGCCTGCGGTCCGGACGACATTCCCTACTACCCGATCCGGCAGGTGAAGGAGAAAGCGCTTCTGGCCGACTATGTCAAACTGGCCGAAACCACCGAAAACACCACCTTCGTGGGCCGGCTCGGCACCTATCGCTACCTCGACATGGACGTCACGATCCGCGAGGCGCTGGATACCGCACAAGGCTATCTCGACGCCTTGGAAAACCGCCGCCCCATCCCCACCTTCTGCAAATCGCCGCTCTGA
- a CDS encoding ribonuclease D, with protein MANHFHRNDLPDGLDLGPVVAIDCETMGLNPHRDRLCVVQLSGGDGEAHIVQIAQGQDSAPNLEALLENPDVLKLFHFGRFDIAAMYNAFGALAAPVYCTKIASKLIRTYTDRHGLKYLLQELLGIDISKQQQSSDWGAPELTDAQLDYAASDVLYLHQLREKLDERLAREGRTDLARACFGFLPTRAKLDLAGWPEIDIFAH; from the coding sequence ATGGCAAACCATTTTCATCGCAACGACCTGCCCGACGGGCTCGACCTTGGCCCGGTGGTGGCCATCGATTGCGAGACGATGGGCCTCAACCCGCACCGCGACCGGCTCTGCGTGGTGCAGCTGTCGGGCGGCGACGGCGAGGCGCATATCGTCCAGATCGCCCAGGGCCAGGACAGCGCCCCCAACCTCGAGGCGCTGCTCGAAAACCCCGACGTGCTCAAGCTTTTCCATTTCGGCCGGTTCGATATCGCCGCGATGTACAACGCCTTCGGCGCGCTGGCGGCCCCGGTCTACTGCACCAAGATCGCCAGCAAGCTGATCCGCACCTACACCGACCGGCACGGGCTCAAGTATCTTCTCCAGGAACTGCTCGGCATCGACATCTCGAAACAGCAGCAATCCTCCGACTGGGGCGCACCCGAGCTGACCGACGCCCAGCTCGACTATGCCGCCTCCGATGTGCTCTATCTTCACCAATTGCGCGAAAAGCTCGATGAACGGCTCGCCCGAGAAGGGCGCACCGATCTTGCCCGGGCCTGCTTCGGCTTCCTGCCCACCCGCGCCAAGCTCGACCTCGCAGGCTGGCCCGAGATCGACATTTTCGCGCACTGA
- a CDS encoding ABC transporter permease, producing MAITGSADTPNTEKVSRHKLSYSPTRNILALILREMSTRYGRTPGGYIWGVIEPLAAIIFLAIGFSLLLRSPSLGTSFILFYATGYVVFNLYQNIAAATSQAISFSKPLLMFPAVNWFDALIARFVLNSLTGIIISILLFTGILAVVENRTVLELGPIVEAFGLTMLIGLGVGTLNCALIGLFPVWGVMWGIITRPLFLASCVIYLFEDLPRMAQNILWYNPLVHIVGLTRTGFYVTYTPHYIDTVYVFFVGIILLFFGLLLTHRYNREILNK from the coding sequence ATGGCAATTACAGGCTCGGCGGATACGCCGAACACAGAGAAGGTCAGCCGACACAAGCTGAGCTACTCTCCCACCCGCAATATCCTGGCCCTGATCCTGCGCGAGATGTCCACGCGGTACGGGCGCACGCCCGGCGGTTACATCTGGGGCGTCATCGAACCGTTGGCGGCGATCATCTTCCTTGCCATCGGTTTTTCGTTGCTGCTGCGGTCGCCGTCGCTGGGAACGAGCTTCATCCTGTTCTATGCGACCGGATACGTGGTGTTTAACCTGTATCAGAACATTGCGGCGGCGACGTCGCAGGCCATTTCCTTTTCCAAGCCCCTGCTGATGTTTCCGGCGGTGAACTGGTTCGATGCGCTGATCGCGCGGTTCGTGCTGAACAGCCTGACCGGGATCATCATCAGCATCCTGCTGTTCACGGGGATCCTCGCGGTTGTCGAAAACCGCACCGTGCTTGAATTGGGGCCGATCGTGGAGGCGTTCGGCCTGACGATGCTGATCGGCCTGGGTGTCGGCACGCTCAACTGTGCGCTTATCGGTCTCTTTCCCGTTTGGGGGGTGATGTGGGGCATCATCACGCGGCCGCTCTTCCTGGCCTCATGCGTGATCTACCTGTTCGAGGATCTTCCGCGGATGGCGCAGAATATCCTGTGGTACAACCCGCTGGTTCATATCGTCGGGCTGACGCGCACGGGCTTCTACGTGACCTATACGCCGCATTACATCGACACGGTGTATGTCTTCTTCGTGGGGATCATACTGCTGTTCTTCGGCCTGCTTCTGACGCACCGGTACAACCGCGAAATTCTCAACAAGTAG
- a CDS encoding NAD(P)-dependent oxidoreductase yields the protein MAKQPMLKFVTVERSMPEKRLATERNKDFHEIYAEYANEKAKEQAGRCSQCGVPYCQSHCPLHNNIPDWLRLTAEGRTKEAYELSQLTNTFPEICGRICPQDRLCEGNCVIEQSGHGTVTIGQVEKYLTDTAWEEGWVEDITPAEERPESVGIIGAGPGGLAAADMLRRAGVQVTVYDRYDRSGGLMTYGIPGFKLEKDVVMRRNEQLEKAGVEFVMNCDVGTDLSFAAIRGKHDAVLIATGVYKSRDLQGPGSGAQGIVRAIDYLTASNRKSFGDDVPEFESGELNAEGKRVVVIGGGDTAMDCVRTAVRQGATSVKCLYRRDRQNMPGSQREVANAEEEGVVFEWLSAPKAFVGDPVTAVKVQQMRLGAPDASGRQTPEEIEGADYDEPADIVIKALGFEPEELPKLWGVEELSVTRWGTIKAEFTTGRTAMDGVYAVGDIVRGASLVVWAIRDGRDAAEAILEYLDGGEKAIAAE from the coding sequence GTGGCGAAGCAACCCATGTTGAAGTTCGTGACTGTAGAACGGTCCATGCCAGAAAAGCGTTTGGCCACCGAACGCAACAAGGACTTCCACGAGATCTATGCCGAGTACGCCAATGAAAAGGCGAAGGAGCAGGCCGGGCGCTGCAGCCAGTGCGGTGTGCCCTATTGCCAGAGCCATTGCCCGCTGCACAATAACATCCCCGACTGGCTACGGCTGACCGCCGAGGGCCGGACGAAGGAAGCCTATGAGCTGAGCCAGCTCACGAACACGTTCCCGGAGATCTGTGGCCGTATCTGCCCGCAGGACCGTCTTTGCGAAGGCAACTGCGTGATCGAACAGTCGGGCCACGGCACGGTGACCATCGGGCAGGTGGAGAAATACCTGACCGATACCGCGTGGGAAGAAGGCTGGGTCGAGGATATCACGCCCGCTGAAGAGCGCCCCGAGTCGGTCGGGATCATTGGCGCGGGCCCCGGCGGGCTGGCGGCGGCGGACATGCTGCGCCGGGCCGGTGTGCAGGTGACGGTGTATGACCGCTATGACCGCTCGGGCGGGCTGATGACCTATGGGATTCCAGGCTTCAAGCTGGAGAAGGACGTGGTCATGCGCCGCAATGAACAGCTTGAGAAGGCCGGCGTGGAATTCGTGATGAATTGCGACGTCGGCACCGACCTGTCGTTCGCCGCGATTCGCGGGAAGCACGATGCCGTGCTGATCGCGACGGGTGTCTACAAGAGCCGTGACCTGCAAGGGCCGGGTTCGGGCGCGCAGGGGATCGTGCGGGCGATTGATTACCTGACGGCGAGCAACCGGAAGAGTTTCGGCGACGATGTGCCGGAATTCGAAAGCGGCGAGCTGAATGCCGAGGGCAAGCGCGTGGTCGTGATCGGCGGCGGCGATACGGCGATGGACTGCGTGCGCACGGCGGTGCGGCAGGGGGCGACATCGGTCAAGTGCCTGTACCGGCGCGACCGGCAGAACATGCCGGGCAGCCAGCGCGAGGTGGCCAATGCCGAGGAAGAGGGCGTTGTGTTCGAATGGCTGAGCGCGCCCAAGGCCTTTGTCGGCGACCCGGTAACGGCGGTGAAGGTGCAGCAGATGCGCCTTGGCGCGCCCGATGCGAGCGGTCGCCAGACGCCGGAGGAGATCGAGGGGGCCGACTATGACGAGCCTGCCGATATCGTGATCAAGGCGCTGGGCTTCGAGCCGGAAGAGCTGCCGAAGCTTTGGGGCGTGGAAGAGCTGTCGGTGACCCGCTGGGGCACCATCAAGGCGGAATTCACCACCGGCCGCACGGCGATGGACGGGGTTTATGCCGTGGGCGATATCGTGCGCGGTGCCAGCCTTGTGGTCTGGGCGATCCGCGACGGGCGCGACGCGGCGGAGGCCATCCTGGAGTATCTCGACGGTGGCGAGAAGGCCATCGCGGCGGAGTGA
- a CDS encoding glycosyltransferase, with protein MSDQTNNTSRRLVAVVVTHNRLDKLKPTVDRLLDSDPAHLHAVVIVDNASTDGTAAWLATLTNPRIDLVTSKVNLGGAGGFETGMRHAVAQHDPDWLVVMDDDARPFPGALEAFHDLPPEKWDAIAAAVYFPDGRICEMNRPSRNPFWHWRLFLRTFRKGRNGFHIPHDEYEKDGCPIDVTSFVGFFISREALRTAGYPDGRLFLYGDDGLYTLGLSRAGGRIAFLPQVAFEHDFTTFGGSGAAKGQRFRPLWKIYYHHRNLLLLYRMAAGWLFWPALLIVLPKWYSKVRHHDGARRQFLRLMTRAVVDGLFNRLDVTHAQVLRMAGPEPTE; from the coding sequence GTGTCGGACCAGACAAACAATACGTCCCGCCGGCTGGTCGCCGTCGTGGTCACTCATAACCGGCTCGACAAGCTCAAGCCGACCGTCGACCGACTGCTCGACTCCGACCCCGCCCACCTCCACGCCGTCGTCATCGTCGACAACGCCTCGACCGATGGCACGGCCGCATGGCTGGCCACGCTGACGAATCCGCGCATCGATCTTGTCACCAGCAAGGTCAATCTGGGCGGCGCCGGCGGGTTCGAAACCGGCATGCGGCATGCGGTCGCGCAGCACGACCCCGACTGGCTAGTCGTGATGGACGACGACGCGCGGCCCTTCCCCGGTGCGCTCGAGGCCTTCCACGATCTTCCGCCCGAAAAGTGGGACGCCATCGCCGCCGCCGTCTATTTCCCGGATGGCCGGATCTGCGAGATGAACCGCCCCTCGCGAAACCCGTTCTGGCACTGGCGGCTGTTCCTGCGTACGTTCCGCAAGGGGCGCAACGGCTTTCACATCCCCCATGATGAATACGAGAAAGACGGCTGCCCCATCGACGTGACCTCCTTCGTCGGTTTCTTCATCTCGCGCGAGGCGCTCCGGACGGCGGGCTACCCCGACGGGCGCCTGTTCCTTTACGGCGATGACGGGCTTTACACCCTCGGCCTCAGCCGCGCGGGCGGGCGCATCGCCTTCCTGCCCCAGGTCGCCTTCGAGCACGACTTCACCACCTTCGGCGGTTCCGGCGCTGCCAAGGGTCAGCGCTTCCGGCCGCTATGGAAGATCTATTACCACCACCGCAACCTGCTGTTGCTCTACCGGATGGCCGCCGGCTGGCTGTTCTGGCCCGCACTGCTGATCGTGCTGCCGAAGTGGTACTCGAAAGTGCGCCACCACGATGGCGCCCGCCGCCAGTTCCTGCGCCTCATGACACGCGCCGTGGTGGACGGGCTGTTCAACAGGCTCGACGTCACCCATGCCCAGGTCCTGCGCATGGCGGGGCCTGAACCGACAGAGTAA
- the lptB gene encoding LPS export ABC transporter ATP-binding protein: MSVTDRRLHLAHHNSGLSVKAIRKSYKKRVVIRDVSLDMEQGEVVALLGPNGSGKTTTFYAIAGLVYPEGGQVLIDGRDVTTLPMYRRAKLGIGYLPQEMSIFRGMSVEDNIMSILDISERDRHKRREKLEALLSEFSIEHLRRVHALALSGGERRRVEIARCLAANPKYLLLDEPFAGVDPISVGDIRRLVADLKTRGIGVLITDHNVRETLEIVDRAYILHDGQVLMSGSPSDVVANENVRRVYLGDNFRIS; this comes from the coding sequence ATGAGCGTGACCGACCGGCGCCTGCACCTAGCGCATCACAACAGCGGGCTCAGCGTCAAGGCGATCCGCAAGAGCTACAAGAAGCGCGTGGTCATCCGCGACGTGTCCCTCGACATGGAACAGGGCGAGGTCGTCGCGCTCCTGGGGCCGAACGGCTCGGGCAAGACCACCACGTTCTACGCCATCGCCGGCCTCGTCTACCCCGAGGGCGGGCAGGTGCTGATCGACGGGCGCGACGTGACGACACTGCCCATGTACCGCCGCGCCAAGCTTGGCATCGGCTATCTTCCCCAGGAAATGTCGATCTTCCGCGGCATGTCCGTCGAAGACAACATCATGTCCATTCTGGACATATCAGAGCGGGACCGGCACAAGCGCCGCGAAAAACTCGAAGCGCTCCTTTCCGAATTTTCCATCGAACACCTCCGCCGCGTTCACGCGCTGGCCCTGTCGGGCGGTGAGCGCCGCCGGGTGGAAATTGCCCGCTGCCTCGCCGCCAACCCGAAATACCTGCTGCTCGACGAACCCTTCGCCGGGGTCGACCCGATCTCCGTCGGCGATATCCGCCGACTCGTGGCCGATCTGAAGACCCGCGGCATCGGCGTGCTGATCACCGATCACAATGTCCGCGAAACGCTCGAGATCGTTGACCGCGCTTACATTCTGCACGACGGACAGGTTCTGATGTCGGGCAGCCCCAGCGATGTGGTCGCCAACGAGAATGTCCGCCGCGTCTATCTCGGCGACAACTTCAGAATATCCTGA
- a CDS encoding complex I NDUFA9 subunit family protein has translation MPKSKLVTIFGGSGFLGRYIARRMAKAGWRVRVAVRRPNDAVYVRTYGVVGQVEPVFCNIRDDDSVRSVMRGTDAAVNCVGTFEKGGKNNFDAIQHKAAARVARIAREEGVQRLVHISAIGADTESDTLYGQSKGQGEAAILESFPDATILRPSVIFGAEDAFFNRFAGMSRFGPILPVVGASSRFQPVWVDDVAAAAEMGAKGTAAPGIYELGGPDVNTFRELMQQMLGVIHRRRLILNIPFWIATIMGAVMEFVQAITFRLIPPQITRDQVQSLKSDNVVSEGAKTFADLGIEPTSLEAVLPDYLWRFRPDGQYDDIKRSASNLRGA, from the coding sequence ATGCCCAAGTCAAAACTCGTCACGATCTTCGGTGGGTCCGGTTTCCTGGGGCGGTATATCGCGCGGCGCATGGCCAAGGCCGGATGGCGCGTGCGGGTGGCCGTGCGGCGCCCGAACGACGCGGTCTATGTCAGGACCTATGGCGTTGTCGGCCAGGTCGAGCCGGTTTTCTGCAACATCCGCGACGATGACAGCGTGCGCTCGGTGATGCGGGGGACGGATGCCGCGGTGAATTGTGTCGGTACTTTCGAGAAGGGCGGCAAGAACAATTTCGACGCGATCCAGCACAAGGCCGCCGCGCGGGTGGCCCGGATTGCCAGGGAAGAAGGCGTCCAGCGGCTGGTGCATATTTCCGCCATCGGGGCCGATACCGAATCGGATACGCTGTATGGTCAGAGCAAGGGGCAGGGCGAGGCGGCGATCCTCGAGTCGTTCCCCGACGCCACGATCCTGCGACCGTCGGTGATTTTCGGGGCCGAGGATGCCTTTTTCAACCGGTTCGCCGGGATGAGCCGGTTTGGCCCGATCCTGCCGGTTGTCGGGGCCTCGTCGCGGTTTCAGCCGGTCTGGGTCGACGATGTGGCCGCCGCGGCGGAAATGGGCGCGAAGGGCACGGCTGCGCCGGGCATCTACGAGCTTGGCGGGCCGGACGTGAACACCTTCCGCGAGTTGATGCAGCAGATGCTGGGGGTGATCCACCGGCGCCGGCTGATCCTCAACATCCCGTTCTGGATTGCGACGATCATGGGGGCGGTGATGGAGTTCGTGCAGGCGATCACCTTCCGGCTCATTCCGCCGCAGATCACCCGCGACCAGGTGCAGAGCCTGAAATCCGACAACGTGGTTTCGGAAGGCGCGAAGACCTTTGCCGACCTGGGGATCGAGCCGACCTCGCTTGAGGCGGTGTTGCCGGACTACCTGTGGCGGTTCCGGCCCGACGGGCAGTATGACGACATCAAGCGGTCGGCGTCGAACCTTCGCGGCGCCTAG
- the lptC gene encoding LPS export ABC transporter periplasmic protein LptC, whose protein sequence is MKIILPLAALGILSTLFLISNTFDPNEALPMVDIDLQQRAQDQGATNATFAGVTQAGHQVTVQTVRSRPSPEDSRLFLAEDVTAAFLLNSGNSVNITSDRGEMNQHRNSASLSGNVHIDTSTGYVLTTELLTANFDELYAESPGPVEGTAPAGDLTAGRMVLRNNAETDQAHLLFTNGVKLIYQPQISEE, encoded by the coding sequence ATGAAGATCATCCTGCCACTGGCCGCGCTTGGCATCCTGTCCACGCTGTTCCTGATTTCCAATACCTTCGACCCGAACGAGGCGCTGCCCATGGTCGATATCGACCTTCAGCAACGCGCGCAGGATCAGGGCGCCACCAACGCCACCTTCGCCGGCGTCACCCAGGCCGGGCACCAGGTGACCGTGCAGACCGTTCGCTCGCGCCCCTCGCCCGAGGATTCGCGCCTTTTCCTCGCCGAGGACGTCACCGCCGCCTTCCTCCTCAACTCGGGCAACTCGGTGAACATCACCTCGGACCGGGGCGAGATGAACCAGCACCGCAACAGCGCATCGCTGTCGGGCAACGTTCATATCGACACGTCGACAGGCTACGTTCTGACCACCGAACTGCTCACCGCGAACTTCGACGAGCTTTACGCCGAAAGCCCCGGACCGGTCGAAGGCACGGCCCCCGCCGGCGATCTCACGGCGGGCCGCATGGTGCTCAGGAATAACGCCGAAACCGATCAGGCACATTTGCTTTTCACCAATGGGGTCAAGCTGATATACCAACCGCAAATTTCCGAGGAATGA
- a CDS encoding ABC transporter ATP-binding protein, whose translation MIRFENLTKSFWIRGRQKVVIDNLNLTLPSGRSLGLLGRNGAGKSTLLQIIAGTMSADSGRIVSDGSISWPVGLAGAIHRELTGAENVKFLARIYGVDTEELIAFVQDFAELGDFFNMPVRSYSSGMRSRLAFGASMGIHFDTYLVDEVTAVGDARFKRKSQEVFKDRMSRSSAIVVNHSMPGLRQFCDSGLVLENGGVTYFEDLEEAITYHNDLMK comes from the coding sequence ATGATCCGGTTCGAGAACCTGACGAAAAGTTTCTGGATCAGGGGCAGGCAAAAGGTTGTCATCGACAACCTCAACCTGACCCTGCCCAGCGGGCGGTCTCTTGGCCTGCTCGGGCGCAACGGGGCCGGAAAATCGACCCTGCTCCAGATCATTGCCGGCACGATGAGCGCCGACAGCGGGCGTATCGTCTCCGACGGGTCGATCTCGTGGCCGGTGGGTCTGGCCGGGGCCATTCACCGCGAACTGACCGGCGCGGAGAACGTCAAGTTCCTCGCCCGCATCTACGGCGTCGACACGGAAGAGCTGATTGCGTTCGTACAGGATTTCGCGGAACTGGGTGACTTCTTCAACATGCCCGTCCGCAGCTATTCCTCGGGGATGCGCTCGCGCCTCGCGTTCGGGGCCTCGATGGGCATCCATTTCGACACATACCTCGTAGACGAGGTCACCGCCGTGGGCGACGCCCGCTTCAAGCGGAAAAGCCAGGAGGTGTTCAAGGATCGCATGTCGCGGTCAAGCGCGATCGTGGTCAACCACTCGATGCCGGGCCTGAGGCAATTCTGCGATTCCGGCCTCGTGCTCGAAAACGGCGGCGTCACCTATTTCGAGGACCTCGAAGAAGCGATCACCTACCACAACGACCTGATGAAATGA
- a CDS encoding GFA family protein: protein MASRTGRCMCGRVAFTLAQAPARFGACHCEMCRRWTGSALLGMTVPRSEIEWTGSEHIEMLQSSDWAERAWCGHCGSALYYHVTAERPMSASLELPIGLLDDASGLSFDNEIYIDHKPDSFGYAGDRTRLTRKDALAKFGIVEGDLQ, encoded by the coding sequence ATGGCGAGCAGAACGGGACGGTGCATGTGTGGACGGGTGGCCTTTACGCTCGCGCAGGCGCCGGCGCGTTTTGGCGCCTGCCATTGCGAGATGTGCCGCCGGTGGACGGGCTCGGCCTTGCTGGGGATGACCGTGCCGCGCAGCGAGATCGAGTGGACCGGATCGGAGCATATCGAGATGCTTCAGAGTTCGGACTGGGCGGAACGGGCGTGGTGCGGACACTGCGGCTCGGCGCTCTATTATCATGTCACTGCCGAAAGGCCTATGTCGGCCAGCCTGGAGCTTCCGATCGGGTTGCTGGACGATGCATCCGGGCTGAGCTTCGACAACGAGATTTACATTGATCACAAGCCGGACAGCTTTGGCTATGCCGGTGACCGGACCCGTCTGACGCGCAAGGATGCGCTTGCGAAGTTCGGCATCGTAGAGGGAGACCTGCAATGA
- a CDS encoding undecaprenyl-diphosphate phosphatase: MPLFHLIIIALIQGLTEFLPISSSGHLILLPRLTGLEDQGQAVDVAVHVGTLVAVLLYFWTDMRKAFGGLPRLLIGKADTEGAKLALLLLISSVPVIAFGLILKLTGLDAYLRSVAIIGWTMLIFGILLYWADQFGETTRTQENWSLTDAMVVGVWQAIALIPGTSRSGITITGARFLGYNRHDAAKLSMLMSVPTIIASGMLLSGEAIMNADLALLRDCGIAAALAFVAALLALTIMMRLLRSVSFTPYVVYRVVLGVILLVIAYS, encoded by the coding sequence ATGCCCCTGTTCCACCTTATCATCATCGCCCTGATTCAGGGACTTACGGAATTCCTGCCGATCTCCTCCTCCGGCCACCTGATTCTCCTCCCCCGCCTCACCGGGCTCGAGGATCAGGGTCAGGCGGTCGATGTCGCTGTCCATGTCGGCACCCTCGTCGCCGTGCTCCTCTATTTCTGGACCGACATGCGCAAGGCCTTTGGCGGCCTCCCCCGCCTGCTGATCGGGAAGGCCGACACCGAAGGCGCCAAGCTCGCCCTGCTCCTGCTGATCTCCTCCGTCCCGGTCATCGCCTTCGGCCTCATCCTCAAGCTCACCGGGCTCGACGCCTACCTGCGCTCGGTCGCCATCATCGGCTGGACCATGCTGATCTTCGGCATCCTGCTCTACTGGGCCGACCAGTTCGGCGAAACCACGCGCACCCAGGAAAACTGGAGCCTCACCGACGCCATGGTCGTCGGCGTCTGGCAGGCCATCGCCCTCATCCCGGGCACCTCGCGCTCGGGCATCACCATCACCGGCGCCCGCTTCCTCGGCTACAACCGCCACGATGCGGCGAAGCTTTCGATGCTGATGTCGGTGCCCACGATCATCGCCAGCGGCATGCTGCTCTCGGGCGAGGCAATCATGAACGCCGACCTCGCCCTGCTGCGCGATTGCGGTATCGCCGCGGCGCTGGCTTTCGTCGCGGCCCTGCTGGCGCTCACCATCATGATGCGCCTGCTGCGCAGCGTCAGCTTCACGCCCTACGTGGTCTACCGGGTTGTCCTTGGCGTCATCCTGCTGGTGATCGCCTACAGCTAG
- the lptA gene encoding lipopolysaccharide transport periplasmic protein LptA, translating to MQQNSNLPVEVTADNLDVDQEDGTAVFTGNVKIGQGDMRLSAPRVLVVYKEDQSGIKTLQATGGVTLVSGQDAAEAARADYNIETGMIEMQGDVLLLQGTNALSSETMVVDTRAGTARMSGRVKTVLQQGGEQ from the coding sequence ATGCAGCAGAACAGCAACCTCCCCGTCGAGGTGACGGCCGACAATCTCGACGTCGATCAGGAGGACGGCACCGCGGTCTTCACCGGCAACGTCAAGATTGGCCAGGGCGACATGCGCCTTTCGGCCCCGCGCGTTCTGGTCGTCTACAAGGAAGACCAGAGCGGCATCAAAACCCTTCAGGCCACCGGCGGGGTCACGCTGGTCAGCGGGCAGGATGCCGCCGAGGCGGCCCGCGCCGACTACAATATCGAGACCGGAATGATCGAAATGCAGGGCGACGTCCTGTTGTTGCAGGGCACGAATGCGCTATCTTCGGAAACCATGGTCGTCGACACAAGAGCCGGAACCGCCCGCATGTCAGGGCGGGTCAAGACCGTCCTCCAGCAGGGGGGCGAGCAATGA